One genomic window of Pigmentiphaga litoralis includes the following:
- the yajC gene encoding preprotein translocase subunit YajC has product MGMLPIALMFVILYFLMIRPQMRRQKEHKNMVAALAKGDEVVTSGGLLGRVVKVNETYVTLELNREGEKSVEVLAQKAAVATVLPKGTIKAL; this is encoded by the coding sequence ATGGGCATGCTGCCGATCGCCTTGATGTTCGTGATCCTGTATTTCCTGATGATCCGTCCGCAGATGCGGCGCCAGAAAGAACACAAGAACATGGTTGCCGCGCTGGCCAAGGGTGACGAAGTCGTGACATCGGGCGGCTTGCTGGGCCGTGTCGTCAAGGTCAACGAAACGTACGTCACGCTGGAACTGAACCGCGAAGGCGAAAAGTCGGTGGAAGTGCTGGCGCAGAAGGCTGCCGTCGCAACCGTCCTGCCCAAGGGCACGATCAAGGCCCTGTAA
- a CDS encoding SOS response-associated peptidase, translating to MSALTKAEGADKALKLSTFNARSETAAKAFTFGNAWRKAQHFVIPAEAFFEPDWRSDKAVPTRFTAADGEPLSIAGLWDRWRSPSGELIESFTMLTINADRHELLRDYHRPTDEKRMVVVLPAGAHGPWLTSSASESMDFMQTYPADRLIAQPMG from the coding sequence GTGTCCGCGCTGACCAAGGCAGAGGGCGCTGACAAGGCACTGAAGCTGTCGACCTTCAATGCCCGGTCCGAGACTGCGGCGAAGGCGTTCACGTTTGGCAATGCCTGGCGCAAGGCCCAGCACTTCGTCATCCCCGCCGAGGCGTTTTTCGAGCCTGACTGGCGATCCGACAAGGCAGTGCCGACCCGCTTCACGGCGGCAGACGGCGAGCCCTTGAGCATCGCCGGGCTATGGGATCGGTGGCGGTCGCCATCTGGCGAGCTCATTGAGAGCTTTACCATGCTGACGATCAACGCAGACCGGCACGAGTTGTTGCGGGATTACCACCGCCCAACAGACGAAAAACGGATGGTCGTGGTTCTGCCTGCTGGCGCTCATGGGCCTTGGCTTACCTCGTCGGCTAGCGAATCGATGGATTTCATGCAGACCTACCCAGCCGATCGCCTAATTGCTCAGCCAATGGGTTGA
- the queA gene encoding tRNA preQ1(34) S-adenosylmethionine ribosyltransferase-isomerase QueA, whose amino-acid sequence MSDLTLDDFDYVLPPELIAQSPAADRTASRLLHLDAQGGLHDRQFTDLIGLLRPNDLLVFNDTRVIKARLFGEKSSGGKVEVLVERITAPDRALVHMRASKSPKAGAVIRLEDAFDVTMLGREDDLFDLQFPGPVLDLLEAHGATPLPPYITHTPDAGDDARYQTVYAREPGAVAAPTAGLHFDEPTLSQLKAKGVNTAFVTLHVGAGTFLPVRTEKLSEHVMHSEWYTLPEATIKAIEATRAQGGRVIAVGTTSVRALESAAKAHWPLQATEGDTKLFITPGYEYKVIDAMVTNFHLPKSTLMMLISALAGMAPIKAAYAHAVAQRYRFFSYGDAMFIEKP is encoded by the coding sequence GTGTCTGACCTGACCCTGGACGACTTCGATTACGTCCTTCCTCCCGAGCTGATCGCCCAGTCCCCGGCCGCCGATCGCACTGCCAGCCGTCTGCTGCATCTTGATGCGCAGGGCGGGCTGCATGATCGTCAGTTCACTGACTTGATCGGCCTGCTCCGCCCCAACGATCTCTTGGTGTTCAACGACACGCGCGTGATCAAGGCGCGGCTGTTTGGCGAGAAGTCGAGCGGCGGCAAGGTCGAGGTGCTGGTCGAACGGATCACGGCGCCGGATCGCGCGCTGGTGCACATGCGGGCCAGCAAGTCGCCCAAGGCAGGCGCCGTTATCCGGCTGGAAGACGCGTTTGACGTGACGATGCTGGGGCGGGAAGACGATCTGTTCGACTTGCAGTTCCCGGGGCCGGTGCTGGACCTGCTGGAAGCGCACGGCGCGACGCCTTTGCCGCCGTACATTACGCACACGCCCGACGCGGGTGACGATGCGCGCTACCAGACGGTGTACGCACGGGAGCCGGGCGCGGTAGCAGCGCCGACGGCGGGGCTGCATTTCGATGAGCCGACGCTCTCACAACTGAAAGCCAAGGGTGTGAACACGGCGTTCGTGACGCTGCACGTGGGCGCGGGCACCTTCCTGCCGGTGCGCACCGAAAAGCTATCCGAGCACGTGATGCATAGCGAGTGGTACACGCTTCCGGAAGCCACAATAAAGGCGATCGAAGCAACCAGAGCCCAAGGTGGCCGGGTCATCGCAGTCGGCACGACCAGTGTTCGCGCGCTGGAGTCCGCCGCGAAAGCCCACTGGCCCCTGCAGGCGACTGAGGGCGATACCAAGCTCTTCATTACGCCGGGCTACGAGTACAAGGTGATCGACGCGATGGTCACCAATTTTCATTTACCCAAGTCCACGTTGATGATGCTGATCTCTGCCCTGGCGGGGATGGCCCCGATCAAGGCGGCCTATGCGCATGCCGTGGCGCAGCGCTATCGCTTTTTCAGCTATGGCGATGCGATGTTTATCGAGAAACCATGA
- a CDS encoding Bug family tripartite tricarboxylate transporter substrate binding protein has protein sequence MKPFALLIASALCAVFLQAAHAAPFPEKPIRLIVPFPPGGSVNLMGRILADRLSSSLGQQVVVENRAGAAGTMGADVVAKAAPDGYTLLLATMGAQSIQPAVSKSLPFDPRSDFSPIALFASVPNVLVVSPQTPATTAAELVSYAKRYPNQLNMGSAGAGSANHLVGELFMLRTGAEFTHVPYKGAGPAMVDLLGNRVQLTFVNLPNVLAHVRAGKLRALVLASASRSPALPDVPTMQEAGIADAAVDSWFGLMGPKGLPADVVNKLAEAVIALAKDPSTVQLLAEQGAQPMPATPSQFATLIRNEAERWDDVVKKGKVTLE, from the coding sequence ATGAAACCGTTTGCACTTCTCATTGCTTCCGCGTTATGCGCAGTGTTCCTGCAGGCCGCGCATGCGGCACCCTTTCCCGAGAAGCCGATACGGCTCATCGTGCCTTTCCCGCCAGGCGGCAGTGTCAATCTGATGGGACGCATCCTGGCCGATCGGCTTTCGAGCAGCCTGGGACAGCAGGTCGTCGTGGAAAACCGCGCGGGTGCAGCAGGCACCATGGGAGCGGACGTCGTCGCGAAGGCTGCGCCTGACGGATACACGCTCCTGCTTGCCACGATGGGTGCGCAATCCATTCAGCCGGCGGTGTCGAAGAGTCTGCCGTTTGATCCCAGGAGCGACTTCTCGCCCATCGCCTTGTTCGCCAGCGTACCGAATGTATTGGTCGTTTCGCCACAGACGCCAGCCACCACGGCGGCGGAGTTGGTCAGCTATGCAAAGCGTTATCCCAACCAGCTGAATATGGGTTCCGCAGGGGCCGGCTCGGCGAATCATCTGGTTGGCGAATTGTTCATGCTCAGGACGGGTGCTGAGTTCACGCACGTACCGTACAAAGGCGCGGGGCCAGCCATGGTTGATCTGCTCGGCAATCGCGTGCAGCTGACCTTCGTCAACTTGCCGAACGTGTTGGCACATGTGCGGGCCGGAAAACTGCGCGCCCTGGTGCTGGCCAGCGCCTCACGTTCGCCTGCGTTGCCCGATGTTCCTACCATGCAAGAAGCCGGCATCGCCGACGCGGCGGTCGATTCCTGGTTTGGCCTGATGGGGCCCAAAGGGCTTCCGGCGGACGTTGTGAACAAACTGGCGGAGGCGGTCATCGCTTTGGCGAAAGACCCCTCAACGGTGCAGCTTCTGGCAGAGCAGGGCGCGCAGCCGATGCCTGCAACGCCATCCCAGTTTGCCACGTTGATCCGAAATGAAGCCGAGCGTTGGGATGATGTTGTGAAGAAGGGCAAGGTCACCCTGGAATAG
- a CDS encoding ImmA/IrrE family metallo-endopeptidase, whose translation MAINLKDDHIAHCLSLASHVSELYGQRVPDRTSTVKSIGYLQDLAEDLTKKPIQYTTVHVSEKTQIIKGFYLAREDYLEIVILEDLNDCWERFVLCKELFHAFIDCDEYRNMDLKVQAAGIYPVFAADPAAVDAILSVDAEYLAEIAAIEFLLPFSERKACLAAGRSTDSIAEQYKIPAVMVDRYCLPNNMAAMAAHFD comes from the coding sequence ATGGCAATTAATCTCAAAGACGACCATATTGCGCACTGTCTATCGCTGGCTAGCCACGTTTCGGAACTATACGGCCAGCGGGTGCCCGACCGTACGTCGACAGTGAAGTCGATCGGCTATCTGCAGGACCTCGCCGAAGATCTCACCAAGAAGCCGATCCAATACACAACGGTGCACGTGAGTGAAAAAACCCAGATTATCAAGGGTTTTTACTTAGCGCGAGAAGACTACCTTGAGATTGTCATCCTGGAGGATCTCAACGACTGCTGGGAGCGATTTGTACTATGCAAAGAGCTTTTTCACGCCTTCATTGACTGCGATGAATACAGGAACATGGATTTGAAGGTGCAGGCCGCAGGTATTTACCCGGTGTTTGCAGCAGACCCAGCGGCAGTGGATGCGATTTTGTCTGTTGACGCTGAGTACTTGGCGGAGATTGCAGCTATTGAGTTCCTTCTTCCTTTTTCTGAGAGGAAGGCGTGCCTTGCAGCAGGACGGAGTACCGACTCAATTGCTGAGCAGTACAAGATTCCGGCCGTGATGGTTGATCGGTACTGTTTGCCAAACAACATGGCAGCAATGGCTGCACATTTCGACTAG
- the argH gene encoding argininosuccinate lyase, whose protein sequence is MESKVSRRLKEAIAPEVLEYMFLPRLNREFTNNFGHLTDINQAHLLMLHSVGLMPTNTSAALASALVQMEEEGMGAVPLDARREEAYFNYEARLMDIAGRDAGGRLHMARSRNDIGATVDRMRSRALALDVLDAMGAAAKAALDRAELFADVVMPGYTHMQAAQPITYGFYLSAVADALGRDMARLQQGLAGLDACPLGAGALAGTAFPIRREAVANWLGFSGVVQNALDAVASRDFAWELMSALTINAVTWSRVAQDFYIWSTPEFGLLEFPDRVASTSSIMPQKKNPAVLEHLKGKASHLIGLLTASLATVKGCNFTHTGDGSRESMRSFYEAAEESRRCLALFRLVLESVEPKPDAMARHARRNFSTATDLADALVREADLSFRDAHHVVGAVVRDALDHHVPADEITSAMIDHASLDQLGRAMHLSEATVRNCLDPVRNVAARMATGGPAPSVVRGRIEVQRQSLQTLLSDGESRRHRLTAARDTLKRDIRALAAKQA, encoded by the coding sequence TTGGAATCGAAAGTCAGTCGTCGCCTTAAAGAGGCCATCGCGCCAGAAGTCCTGGAGTACATGTTTCTTCCGAGGTTGAACCGGGAGTTCACGAATAACTTCGGCCACCTGACGGACATCAACCAAGCGCATTTGTTGATGCTGCACTCCGTCGGCCTGATGCCGACGAACACCTCTGCGGCGCTTGCTTCCGCGCTGGTCCAGATGGAAGAGGAAGGCATGGGGGCGGTGCCGCTTGACGCTCGGCGTGAAGAGGCCTACTTCAACTATGAAGCTCGTCTGATGGACATCGCTGGACGCGACGCTGGCGGTCGGTTGCACATGGCCCGCAGCCGGAATGACATCGGTGCGACGGTCGACCGTATGCGCTCACGTGCGCTGGCGCTGGACGTACTGGACGCCATGGGAGCAGCAGCGAAAGCCGCGCTTGATCGAGCAGAGCTGTTTGCGGATGTGGTCATGCCTGGCTACACGCACATGCAAGCCGCACAGCCCATTACCTATGGCTTCTATCTGTCCGCCGTGGCCGACGCGCTTGGCCGTGACATGGCTCGCCTGCAGCAAGGACTTGCTGGCTTGGACGCCTGCCCCTTGGGCGCCGGAGCGTTGGCCGGCACGGCATTTCCTATCCGTCGGGAAGCGGTTGCGAACTGGCTGGGCTTTTCGGGTGTTGTCCAGAATGCGTTGGACGCCGTGGCGTCGCGCGATTTCGCGTGGGAGCTCATGTCGGCACTCACGATCAATGCCGTTACGTGGAGCCGGGTGGCGCAAGACTTCTATATCTGGTCAACACCCGAGTTCGGTCTGCTTGAATTTCCTGACCGCGTCGCAAGTACGTCGAGCATCATGCCGCAAAAGAAGAACCCTGCAGTCCTGGAGCATCTCAAAGGGAAAGCCAGCCATTTGATCGGCCTGTTGACGGCATCGCTGGCTACAGTGAAAGGCTGCAACTTCACCCACACCGGCGATGGCAGCCGCGAAAGCATGCGCAGTTTCTACGAAGCCGCGGAAGAGAGCCGGCGATGCCTCGCACTGTTCCGCCTCGTACTGGAAAGTGTCGAGCCCAAGCCTGACGCGATGGCCCGTCACGCAAGACGCAACTTTTCAACCGCGACGGATTTGGCCGATGCGCTGGTGCGAGAAGCCGATCTGTCCTTCCGCGATGCGCACCACGTCGTCGGCGCGGTGGTCAGGGATGCGCTGGATCACCACGTTCCTGCGGATGAGATCACCAGCGCCATGATCGACCACGCCTCATTGGATCAGCTTGGCCGGGCGATGCACCTCAGCGAAGCAACGGTCCGAAATTGCCTCGATCCGGTACGCAACGTCGCAGCCCGAATGGCTACGGGCGGACCCGCGCCGTCGGTGGTCCGTGGACGTATCGAGGTTCAGCGACAGAGCCTTCAGACCTTGCTGTCTGACGGAGAATCGCGCCGCCATCGACTCACTGCTGCACGAGACACCCTCAAGCGCGACATCCGCGCACTGGCTGCCAAGCAAGCCTGA
- a CDS encoding glycoside hydrolase family 19 protein: MILTVQQLARATDSPIGRAAPWLSPLKAAMQAFQINTPRRGAAFLAQLTHESGRLVYVRELWGPTVAQSRYEGRADLGNTQPGDGSRYRGRALIQTTGRANYAATRDGLRKAGPATPDFVAEPARLEEREWAALSAAWFWTDYKRLNPLADTGTMADFVTITRRINGGINGLSDRQNLWKGAKAALQVPA; the protein is encoded by the coding sequence ATGATCTTGACCGTACAGCAGCTGGCGCGCGCCACCGATTCTCCGATCGGCCGCGCTGCGCCCTGGCTGTCGCCATTGAAGGCGGCGATGCAGGCGTTCCAGATCAACACGCCGCGCCGTGGTGCCGCCTTCCTGGCCCAGCTGACGCACGAGTCCGGGCGGCTGGTGTATGTACGTGAGTTGTGGGGGCCGACGGTGGCACAGAGCCGCTACGAGGGCCGTGCAGACCTGGGCAACACTCAACCAGGTGACGGCAGCCGGTACCGTGGCCGTGCCCTGATCCAGACGACCGGCCGGGCCAACTACGCGGCCACCCGCGACGGTTTGCGGAAGGCCGGCCCCGCCACGCCCGACTTCGTTGCCGAGCCGGCGCGCCTTGAAGAACGCGAGTGGGCTGCGCTGTCAGCGGCATGGTTCTGGACCGATTACAAGCGACTCAACCCGCTGGCGGACACCGGCACGATGGCCGACTTCGTGACCATCACGCGCCGGATCAACGGCGGCATCAATGGCCTGTCCGACCGTCAGAACCTATGGAAGGGCGCGAAGGCTGCGCTGCAGGTGCCGGCATGA
- the secF gene encoding protein translocase subunit SecF, whose protein sequence is MEFFRIHKTIPFMRHAVILNVISLVTFLLAVFFIAHKGFHLSIEFTGGTVMEVAYPQAVELEKVRETVAAKGYTDFQVQNFGTSRDVMIRLPVIEGKTSTVQSAEVMQALKTADSAVELRRVEYVGPQVGEELAHDGLLAMLFVVIGIMIYLAFRFEWKFAVAGVIANLHDVVIILGFFAFFGWEFSLPVLAAVLAVLGYSVNESVVIMDRIRENFRKQRKATVREVIDSAITATMSRTIITHASTQMMVLAMLFFGGPSLHYFALALTIGIWFGIYSSVFVAAALAMWLGVKREDMVKPIKKDTEVVGG, encoded by the coding sequence ATGGAATTTTTCCGCATCCACAAAACTATCCCGTTCATGCGTCACGCCGTGATCCTGAACGTGATCAGCCTGGTGACCTTCCTGCTCGCGGTGTTCTTCATCGCGCACAAGGGCTTTCACCTGTCGATCGAGTTCACGGGCGGCACGGTCATGGAAGTGGCCTACCCCCAGGCAGTCGAACTGGAAAAGGTCCGGGAAACCGTGGCCGCCAAGGGCTACACCGACTTCCAGGTGCAGAACTTCGGCACCTCGCGCGACGTGATGATTCGCCTGCCTGTCATTGAAGGCAAGACGTCGACGGTGCAAAGCGCTGAAGTCATGCAGGCGCTGAAGACGGCAGACTCCGCCGTCGAATTGCGCCGCGTGGAATACGTCGGTCCGCAGGTCGGCGAAGAACTGGCGCACGATGGCCTGCTTGCCATGCTGTTCGTGGTGATCGGCATCATGATCTACCTGGCCTTCCGCTTCGAATGGAAGTTTGCCGTGGCCGGCGTGATCGCCAACCTGCACGACGTGGTGATCATCCTGGGCTTCTTCGCCTTCTTTGGCTGGGAGTTCTCGCTGCCCGTGCTGGCGGCGGTGCTGGCCGTGCTGGGCTACTCGGTCAACGAGTCGGTCGTGATCATGGACCGGATCCGCGAAAACTTCCGCAAGCAGCGCAAGGCCACGGTCCGCGAAGTGATCGACAGCGCCATTACGGCGACGATGTCCCGCACGATCATCACGCACGCATCAACGCAGATGATGGTGCTGGCCATGCTGTTCTTCGGCGGCCCCAGCCTCCATTATTTTGCGCTGGCGCTGACGATCGGCATCTGGTTCGGTATCTATTCGTCGGTGTTCGTTGCCGCCGCCCTGGCGATGTGGCTGGGCGTGAAACGCGAAGACATGGTCAAGCCGATCAAGAAGGACACCGAGGTGGTGGGCGGCTGA
- the tgt gene encoding tRNA guanosine(34) transglycosylase Tgt → MNGLNFELLATDGQARRGRVTLNHGVVETPIFMPVGTYGTVKAMAPYELKEIGAQIVLGNTFHLWLRPGTEIMEAHGGLHGFMQWDKPLLTDSGGFQVFSLEGLRKITEEGVRFASPIDGARLMLTPEESMRIQRSLNSDIAMVFDECTPYMMGDRPATAEEAATSMRMSLRWAKRSLDAFNGLENPNALFGIVQGGMYEHLRDESLAGLTDIGFHGYAIGGLSVGEPKEDMLRILNHVGPRLPQNAPRYLMGVGTPEDLVDGVAHGIDMFDCVMPTRNARNGWLFTRFGDIKIRNARYRADTTPLDETCGCYTCQNFSRSYLHHLFRSNEILGARLNTIHNLHYYLNLMQEMRDAIASGTFSAWRVKFHADRARGV, encoded by the coding sequence ATGAACGGACTCAATTTTGAGCTGCTGGCAACGGATGGCCAGGCCCGACGCGGCCGGGTGACGTTGAACCACGGCGTGGTGGAAACGCCGATCTTCATGCCGGTGGGCACCTACGGCACGGTCAAGGCGATGGCGCCGTACGAGCTGAAGGAAATCGGCGCGCAGATCGTGCTGGGCAATACCTTCCACCTGTGGCTGCGCCCGGGCACCGAGATCATGGAGGCCCACGGCGGCCTGCATGGCTTCATGCAGTGGGACAAGCCACTCCTGACGGATTCGGGTGGCTTTCAGGTGTTCAGCCTGGAAGGCTTGCGCAAGATCACCGAAGAAGGCGTGCGGTTCGCGTCCCCCATCGATGGCGCGCGGCTGATGCTGACGCCGGAAGAGTCGATGCGGATCCAGCGTTCGCTCAATTCCGATATCGCGATGGTGTTCGACGAGTGCACGCCGTACATGATGGGCGATCGTCCGGCCACGGCCGAAGAAGCGGCCACGTCGATGCGGATGTCGCTGCGCTGGGCCAAGCGGTCGCTGGATGCGTTCAACGGGCTGGAAAATCCGAATGCGCTGTTCGGCATCGTGCAAGGCGGGATGTACGAGCACCTGCGCGACGAGTCGCTGGCGGGGCTGACGGATATCGGCTTTCACGGGTACGCCATTGGCGGGCTGTCGGTGGGCGAGCCCAAAGAAGACATGCTGCGGATCCTGAACCACGTGGGTCCGCGCCTGCCGCAGAATGCGCCACGCTACCTGATGGGCGTGGGCACGCCGGAAGACCTGGTGGATGGCGTGGCGCACGGGATCGACATGTTCGATTGCGTGATGCCGACCCGCAATGCGCGCAACGGCTGGCTGTTCACGCGATTTGGCGACATCAAGATCCGCAACGCACGCTATCGCGCCGATACGACGCCGCTGGATGAAACCTGTGGCTGCTACACGTGTCAGAACTTTTCGCGGTCGTATCTGCACCATCTTTTCCGCTCGAACGAGATCCTGGGCGCGCGGCTGAATACGATCCACAACCTGCATTACTACCTGAACCTGATGCAGGAAATGCGTGACGCCATTGCGTCCGGCACGTTCTCGGCTTGGCGTGTGAAGTTCCACGCCGACCGGGCGCGCGGCGTCTGA
- a CDS encoding aspartate/glutamate racemase family protein, translating into MQGDRFGIVGRNHVLPYSELVAGLRDARAAWLGARHENPDAVVPDGTTAQGSVEPLDVFDACRRLVEQGAQVVLLPAPGHQHLLPLLVDEVGVPVIGLPPPLPDASTGTPRVAGDDGFQDDHIDRLLADRAASLARRGPRKVFRLGVVGGVGPAATVDFLNKVVRGTDAARDQDHLKILLEQNPQIPDRTAFLLDRGADPAVALYATCKRLERQGASAIAIPCNTAHVFLPRIAHRLHVPIVDMIAETLDCIVRQHGSDVHIGLLATSGTVNSGVYAAAAKQRGLTLLVPSNAAQLKVMNAIYGPLGIKAGYTQGGCETDLQSAINELARIGARALILGCTELPMVVQGHTRDAQGIRMALVDPTEVLARRCIALSLGTP; encoded by the coding sequence ATGCAGGGTGACAGGTTCGGCATCGTTGGACGAAACCACGTGTTGCCGTATTCGGAGCTTGTGGCGGGGCTGCGCGACGCGAGGGCCGCCTGGCTTGGGGCCAGGCATGAGAACCCGGATGCCGTTGTGCCTGATGGCACGACCGCGCAGGGCAGCGTCGAGCCGCTCGACGTCTTCGACGCCTGCCGCCGTCTGGTCGAACAGGGGGCCCAAGTCGTCCTGCTCCCAGCTCCGGGTCATCAGCACCTACTTCCGTTGCTGGTCGATGAGGTTGGTGTGCCCGTTATCGGACTGCCACCACCCTTGCCCGACGCATCGACCGGCACGCCACGTGTCGCTGGCGACGACGGCTTTCAGGATGACCACATTGACCGTCTTCTGGCCGACCGCGCAGCGAGCCTGGCGCGCCGTGGTCCTCGTAAAGTCTTCCGGCTGGGTGTCGTAGGCGGAGTAGGCCCCGCCGCAACGGTGGATTTTCTGAACAAGGTCGTCCGCGGCACAGACGCCGCTCGCGATCAGGACCATCTCAAGATCCTGCTGGAACAAAACCCGCAGATACCGGATCGCACCGCGTTTCTGCTGGATCGCGGTGCAGACCCCGCGGTGGCGCTGTATGCCACCTGTAAACGGCTCGAGCGGCAGGGCGCAAGTGCCATTGCAATCCCCTGCAATACCGCACATGTCTTCCTTCCGCGCATTGCGCATCGGCTGCATGTGCCCATCGTCGACATGATTGCCGAAACCCTCGACTGCATAGTCAGACAGCATGGTAGCGACGTGCACATCGGCCTCCTTGCAACCAGTGGCACGGTGAACAGTGGCGTCTACGCTGCTGCAGCGAAGCAACGCGGCCTGACACTGCTCGTGCCCTCCAACGCTGCCCAATTGAAGGTCATGAACGCCATCTATGGCCCGCTTGGAATTAAGGCAGGGTACACACAAGGCGGGTGTGAAACCGATCTGCAGTCGGCCATCAATGAACTGGCAAGAATAGGCGCGCGTGCGCTCATACTGGGCTGCACCGAGTTGCCGATGGTCGTGCAAGGACACACGCGAGATGCACAAGGCATTCGCATGGCCCTCGTCGATCCTACCGAGGTCCTTGCCCGAAGGTGCATTGCGTTGTCTCTCGGCACACCGTAG
- the secD gene encoding protein translocase subunit SecD, with the protein MNRYPLWKYIMVVVAIVIGFVYTLPNFFGESPAVQVSSAKATVKVDASMMGRVEQSLQAANIPNTGLYFDQNGPVGTVRARLTSTDQQLRARDLLEKELNPDSTDPSYTVALNLLSASPAWLTSLHALPMYLGLDLRGGVHFLLQVDMRAALTKRYDSLTGDVRSLLRDKNVRHNGIDRVGDTIEVKFRDEASREAARGALTDGMPDLQFTEQVAGSDFKLIGALKPAAIKTAQDNALGQNISTLHNRINELGVAEPIIQQQGADRIVVQLPGVQDVAKAKDILGRTATLEVRLVDDSPEAQASFASGTVPFGLERFNDRDGRPVLVRRQVVLTGENLTDAQAGFDGQSQQPAVHLTLDAKGSRIFRDVTRDNLKKRMAILLFEKGKGEVVTAPVIQSEISGGRVQISGSMTSAEAADTALLLRAGSLAAPMEIIEERTIGPSLGADNIEKGFKSVAYGFAAIAVFMILYYGLFGVFSAIALSVNLLLLIALLSMLQATLTLPGIAAIALALGMAIDSNVLINERIREELRAGASPQQAINLGFERAWGTILDSNATTLIAAVALLAFGSGPVRAFAIVHGLGILTSMFSAVVGARALANLWYGRRKKLQKISIGQVWKPKEV; encoded by the coding sequence ATGAATCGTTATCCTCTCTGGAAGTACATCATGGTCGTTGTCGCGATCGTGATCGGCTTCGTCTATACCCTGCCGAACTTTTTCGGCGAATCCCCGGCGGTGCAGGTGTCCAGCGCCAAGGCGACCGTGAAGGTCGACGCGTCGATGATGGGCAGGGTCGAACAGTCGCTGCAAGCGGCCAATATTCCCAATACCGGGCTGTACTTCGACCAGAACGGCCCGGTCGGCACGGTGCGAGCTCGCCTCACGTCGACCGACCAGCAGCTGCGTGCACGGGACCTGCTCGAAAAGGAACTGAATCCGGATTCGACCGACCCGAGCTACACGGTCGCGCTGAACCTGCTGTCGGCCTCGCCGGCCTGGCTGACGTCGCTGCATGCCCTGCCCATGTACCTGGGCCTGGACCTGCGCGGCGGCGTGCACTTCCTGCTCCAGGTGGACATGCGCGCGGCCCTGACCAAGCGGTATGACTCGCTGACCGGTGACGTCCGCAGCCTGCTGCGCGACAAGAACGTGCGCCACAACGGCATCGACCGCGTGGGCGACACGATCGAAGTGAAGTTCCGCGACGAAGCCTCGCGCGAAGCCGCCCGTGGCGCGCTGACCGATGGCATGCCTGATCTTCAGTTCACTGAACAAGTGGCGGGCAGCGACTTCAAGCTGATCGGCGCGCTCAAGCCGGCCGCGATCAAGACGGCGCAGGACAATGCGCTGGGCCAGAACATCAGCACGCTGCACAACCGGATCAACGAACTGGGCGTGGCCGAACCGATCATCCAGCAGCAAGGCGCCGACCGCATCGTGGTGCAGTTGCCGGGCGTGCAGGATGTGGCCAAGGCCAAGGACATTCTGGGCCGCACCGCGACCCTGGAAGTGCGCCTGGTCGATGACTCCCCCGAAGCGCAGGCGTCGTTCGCCAGCGGCACGGTGCCGTTCGGCCTGGAACGCTTCAACGATCGTGACGGCCGCCCCGTGCTGGTCCGCCGCCAGGTCGTGCTGACGGGTGAAAACCTGACGGATGCGCAGGCAGGCTTTGATGGCCAGAGCCAGCAGCCGGCCGTGCACCTGACGCTGGATGCCAAAGGTTCGCGCATTTTCCGCGACGTGACCCGCGACAACCTGAAGAAGCGCATGGCCATCCTGCTGTTCGAGAAGGGCAAGGGCGAGGTCGTGACCGCGCCGGTGATCCAGTCCGAAATCAGCGGTGGACGCGTGCAGATCTCGGGCAGCATGACGTCGGCCGAAGCGGCTGACACCGCCCTGCTGCTGCGCGCCGGTTCGCTGGCCGCCCCGATGGAAATCATTGAGGAACGTACGATCGGCCCGAGCCTGGGCGCGGACAACATCGAGAAGGGCTTCAAGTCGGTGGCCTATGGTTTTGCTGCCATTGCCGTCTTCATGATCCTGTACTACGGCCTGTTCGGCGTGTTCTCGGCGATCGCGCTGTCGGTCAACCTGTTGCTGCTGATCGCCTTGCTGTCCATGCTGCAAGCCACGCTGACCCTGCCCGGTATCGCTGCCATCGCGCTGGCGCTGGGCATGGCCATCGATTCGAACGTGCTCATCAATGAGCGCATTCGGGAAGAACTGCGTGCCGGTGCGTCGCCCCAACAGGCGATCAACCTGGGCTTTGAACGGGCGTGGGGCACGATTCTGGACTCCAACGCCACCACCCTGATCGCCGCGGTCGCCCTTCTGGCCTTTGGCTCGGGTCCGGTCCGTGCGTTCGCCATCGTCCATGGTCTGGGCATTCTGACCTCGATGTTCTCCGCCGTTGTCGGCGCGCGTGCCCTTGCCAATCTTTGGTACGGCCGCCGCAAGAAGCTGCAGAAGATATCCATCGGTCAGGTCTGGAAACCCAAAGAGGTCTAA